In the Mytilus galloprovincialis chromosome 10, xbMytGall1.hap1.1, whole genome shotgun sequence genome, one interval contains:
- the LOC143049032 gene encoding general transcription factor II-I-like — MEFRIQAKEIRDDPLKGRTAEEIAEVHLNTITNSCAVLQSLGYEIAAIAAKESEPSQLFGTPRGLEFVKGMQFQKGFRESVFRHIVYVGDDRTHKDTKKELTEKVRKIFNSCWASASLKNQAVPYGNIIKNNLYRMEGLPDGVIFKDPNSYGLSTLRQIISQKDSIKFVNVIPATTLASSATPSNGLENEIITEDTDAPAIPLELREEPMEAVADAVDITIDLSNMHMEEITGAPEIPLDVLDSLAATIQVDVVEEQTRIIVPKDEEEENGMYKVVSVLAKKKIGKKTILFSALGRIQFFRCYLGTKKDHSKLFYKMF, encoded by the exons ATGGAATTCCGCATTCAGGCAAAAGAAATAAGGGATGACCCATTGAAGGGAAGGACAGCAGAGGAGATTGCCGAAGTGCATTTAAACACCATAACAAATTCG tgTGCTGTATTGCAATCTCTAGGGTACGAGATTGCCGCTATAGCTGCAAAGGAGAGCGAGCCATCACAACTGTTTGGGACACCAAGAGGCCTGGAATTTGTGAAAGGCATGCAATTCCAAAAGGGATTCCGAGAATCTGTATTCA GACACATTGTGTATGTTGGAGATGATAGGACTCACAAAGACACAAAAAAAGAGCTAACTGAAAAAGTTAGAAAAATATTCAATTCCTGTTGGG CATCTGCCAGTTTGAAGAATCAGGCAGTACCCTATGGGAATATAATTAAAAACAACTTATATAGAATGGAGGGTCTGCCTGATGGTGTGATTTTTAAAGACCCCAATTCTTATGGTTTGTCTACTCTTAGGCAAATCATAAGCCAGAAAGACTCCATCAAATTTGT GAACGTGATACCAGCTACTACACTTGCCTCATCTGCAACACCATCCAATG gatTAGAAAATGAAATTATTACTGAGGACACGGATGCTCCAGCTATACCATTAG aGCTGAGAGAAGAACCTATGGAGGCAGTAGCGGATGCTGTAGATATTACTATAG atttgagTAACATGCACATGGAGGAAATCACAGGTGCTCCAGAGATTCCATTAG ATGTTTTAGATTCATTAGCTGCAACAATTCAGGTTGATGTCGTAGAGGAGCAAACACGTATCATTGTACCTAAAG ATGAAGAAGAGGAAAATGGCATGTATAAAGTTGTCAGTGTTCTTGCCAAaaagaaaattggaaaaaaaacaattctttttaGTGCACTGGGAAGGATACAATTCTTCCGATGCTACCTGGGAACCAAGAAAGATCAttccaaattattttataaaatgttttaa